In Streptomyces sp. NBC_01551, one DNA window encodes the following:
- a CDS encoding 1,4-alpha-glucan branching protein gives MSIIHKTTMSPGKLELLAAWLPAQPWYLPTGRPPALARAGGFRLDDPEGEVGIEFMVVTDTSGEEPTAYHVPLTYRGAPLAGAEAALVGTTEHGVLGRRWVYDGPHDPVLTAQLLALFRGRAEPQAQSLSDTPDPSVTARYEGPEPADAEDAPALTVTRVLGDASAPAAKPLGEVTAGWTGPDGTAHRGVFASLAAR, from the coding sequence ATGTCGATCATCCACAAGACCACGATGAGCCCCGGCAAGCTGGAGCTCCTTGCCGCCTGGCTGCCGGCCCAGCCCTGGTACCTGCCCACCGGGCGGCCGCCGGCCCTGGCCCGCGCGGGCGGATTCCGCCTCGACGACCCCGAGGGCGAGGTGGGCATCGAGTTCATGGTGGTCACCGACACCTCGGGCGAGGAGCCGACCGCGTACCACGTGCCGCTCACCTACCGCGGCGCTCCGCTGGCCGGCGCCGAGGCCGCCCTCGTCGGCACCACCGAGCACGGCGTCCTCGGACGCCGCTGGGTGTACGACGGGCCGCACGACCCGGTGCTGACCGCGCAGTTGCTGGCGCTGTTCCGGGGCCGCGCCGAGCCGCAGGCGCAGAGCCTGAGCGACACCCCGGACCCCTCCGTCACCGCGCGGTACGAGGGACCGGAGCCGGCGGACGCCGAGGACGCCCCCGCGCTCACCGTGACGCGCGTGCTCGGGGATGCGTCGGCCCCCGCGGCCAAGCCCCTCGGCGAGGTCACCGCGGGCTGGACCGGCCCCGACGGGACCGCGCACCGGGGCGTGTTCGCGTCCCTCGCCGCGCGCTGA
- a CDS encoding MerR family transcriptional regulator, translating into MTTQAPEPTLTVDELASRAGVTVRTVRFYSTRGLLPPPVIGPRRVGHYGPEHLSRLALIEELQHQGMTLSAIERYLDALPDDLSAHDLAIHRALVATWAPDSALESSREELEKRAGRALTEADIRRLTAMNVLTPSAEGFRVDVGLLRLGVALLDVPIAHETILVARKVLLEHARTAAHQLTALFRDEVWGPFTQGESDPERVESMKALSAHMQPMVVQALVTAFQRSLKEELKAAFAPEG; encoded by the coding sequence ATGACCACCCAGGCACCCGAGCCGACGCTCACCGTCGACGAGCTGGCCTCCCGGGCGGGCGTGACCGTCCGCACCGTACGGTTCTACAGCACGCGCGGGCTTTTGCCCCCTCCCGTGATCGGCCCTCGTCGGGTGGGCCACTACGGCCCGGAGCACCTGTCCCGGCTGGCCCTCATCGAGGAGTTGCAGCACCAGGGCATGACCCTGTCGGCCATCGAGCGGTACCTGGACGCGCTGCCGGACGACCTGAGCGCGCACGACCTGGCGATCCACCGGGCGCTGGTGGCGACGTGGGCGCCGGATTCGGCGCTGGAGTCCTCGCGGGAGGAGCTGGAGAAGCGCGCCGGGCGGGCCCTGACGGAGGCCGACATCCGGCGGCTGACGGCGATGAACGTGCTGACGCCGAGCGCGGAGGGCTTCCGGGTGGACGTGGGCCTGCTGCGGCTGGGGGTCGCGCTGCTCGACGTGCCTATCGCGCACGAGACGATCCTGGTGGCGCGCAAGGTGCTGCTGGAGCACGCGCGGACCGCCGCGCACCAGCTGACGGCGCTGTTCCGCGACGAGGTGTGGGGGCCGTTCACGCAGGGCGAAAGCGATCCGGAGCGGGTGGAGTCGATGAAGGCGCTGTCCGCGCACATGCAGCCGATGGTGGTTCAAGCCCTGGTCACCGCCTTCCAGCGGTCGCTGAAGGAAGAACTGAAGGCGGCGTTCGCCCCGGAGGGGTGA
- a CDS encoding long-chain fatty acid--CoA ligase, with amino-acid sequence MPTNLRLPGQPDELTLPALLARNAAEYGDLPALSWREGDGWSTLSWAEARRKVAVLASGYAALGVERGEHVLMMMGNRPEHWLSDLALVHLGAVPVTVYGTSAPEQIAHIARHSRARVAIVEGARELARWEPLLADGTVALERLVVAEAAEAGPHRTYGSLHASGARTHRPDAFEKSWQESRPEDPLTVVYTSGTTGDPKGVRLTHRNIMLQSVRLDRRVDLPEHAEHICYLPFAHIAERILGIYLPLLRAAHVRLVADPTAVAGAVRELHPVQFFGVPRVWEKLAAGVRAVLARLPEAQRQAIEAANDLARAWAAHRERGEAVPAALESSYARAKEQVLDPLLGLAGLDRLAWTASATAPMPIDVVRFWAGWGITIMDAWGLTETSGVCTVNSPDGFRLGSVGRPIEGLELRLAEDGEILTRGATVFGGYLLPDGSVESAADAEGWFPTGDIGRLDEDGFLWLTDRKKELIITSNGKNVSPALVENTVKEHPLIGQALVHGDGRSYLVALLVLDPELAPAWAAARGIEAATPAELAAHPDVREEVARAVEAANARLNRTEQIKRYRLLTEEWGPESGELTPSLKLRRRVVREKYGALIDALYEQAPPAR; translated from the coding sequence ATGCCCACGAATCTGCGACTGCCCGGACAACCCGACGAGCTCACCCTCCCCGCCCTGCTGGCCCGCAACGCCGCCGAGTACGGGGACCTCCCCGCCCTCTCGTGGCGCGAGGGCGACGGCTGGTCCACCCTCAGCTGGGCCGAGGCCCGCCGCAAGGTCGCCGTCCTCGCCTCCGGCTACGCCGCCCTCGGCGTCGAGCGCGGCGAACACGTCCTGATGATGATGGGCAACCGGCCCGAGCACTGGCTCAGCGACCTCGCCCTCGTCCACCTCGGCGCCGTCCCCGTCACCGTGTACGGGACCTCCGCGCCCGAGCAGATCGCGCACATCGCCCGCCACAGCCGGGCCCGCGTCGCGATCGTTGAGGGCGCCCGCGAACTGGCCCGGTGGGAGCCGCTGCTGGCCGACGGCACGGTCGCCCTGGAGCGCCTCGTCGTGGCCGAGGCCGCCGAGGCGGGCCCGCACCGGACGTACGGCTCCCTGCACGCGAGCGGCGCCCGCACGCACCGCCCCGACGCGTTCGAGAAGTCCTGGCAGGAGTCCCGCCCCGAGGACCCGCTGACGGTCGTCTACACCTCGGGGACCACCGGGGACCCCAAGGGCGTCCGGCTGACCCACCGCAACATCATGCTCCAGTCCGTCCGCCTCGACCGGCGGGTGGACCTGCCCGAGCACGCCGAGCACATCTGCTACCTGCCGTTCGCGCACATCGCCGAGCGGATCCTCGGCATCTACCTCCCGCTGCTGCGGGCCGCGCACGTCCGGCTGGTCGCCGACCCCACCGCCGTCGCGGGCGCGGTCCGCGAGCTTCACCCCGTGCAGTTCTTCGGGGTGCCCCGGGTCTGGGAGAAGCTCGCCGCGGGCGTACGGGCCGTCCTGGCGCGGCTTCCCGAGGCGCAGCGGCAGGCCATCGAGGCCGCCAACGACCTCGCCCGCGCCTGGGCCGCCCACCGGGAGCGCGGGGAGGCGGTCCCGGCCGCGCTGGAGTCCTCGTACGCCCGGGCGAAGGAGCAGGTGCTCGACCCGCTGCTGGGCCTGGCGGGGCTGGACCGGCTGGCCTGGACCGCCAGCGCCACCGCGCCGATGCCGATCGACGTGGTCCGCTTCTGGGCGGGCTGGGGCATCACCATCATGGACGCGTGGGGGCTCACCGAGACCTCCGGCGTGTGCACGGTCAACAGCCCCGACGGCTTCCGGCTGGGCTCGGTCGGTCGCCCCATCGAGGGGCTGGAGCTGCGCCTCGCCGAGGACGGGGAGATCCTGACGCGCGGCGCGACCGTGTTCGGCGGCTACCTGCTGCCCGACGGCTCGGTGGAGAGCGCGGCCGACGCCGAGGGCTGGTTCCCGACCGGGGACATCGGCCGGCTCGACGAGGACGGCTTCCTCTGGCTGACCGACCGCAAGAAGGAACTGATCATCACCTCGAACGGCAAGAACGTCTCGCCGGCGCTGGTGGAGAACACGGTCAAGGAGCACCCGCTGATCGGCCAGGCCCTGGTGCACGGCGACGGCCGCTCGTACCTGGTCGCCCTGCTGGTCCTGGACCCGGAGCTGGCTCCGGCCTGGGCGGCCGCCCGCGGCATCGAGGCCGCCACGCCCGCCGAGCTCGCCGCGCACCCGGACGTCCGCGAGGAGGTCGCCCGCGCCGTCGAGGCGGCCAACGCCCGCCTCAACCGCACCGAGCAGATCAAGCGGTACCGGCTGCTCACCGAGGAGTGGGGCCCCGAGTCCGGGGAACTGACCCCGTCGCTGAAGCTGCGCCGCCGGGTGGTCCGGGAGAAGTACGGGGCGCTGATCGACGCCCTGTACGAGCAGGCGCCGCCCGCGCGCTGA